Genomic segment of Panicum virgatum strain AP13 chromosome 2K, P.virgatum_v5, whole genome shotgun sequence:
ATGTGTACATTATTTTCAGCAAATGTTACTATCGCCTGACATCTTGTACCCCGCTGTTACTTCCACACCAGTGTTGCAGTCTCTGAGGCGAGTCATGTAACTAACTGTGAGAGAATTTTGCATGCATGTATGCCATGTTCCTACCTACCTATATATTGTAATACTTGATTCTAATATACCGGTCCTCTTTTTACCTGCAGTGGATTCAAGAGAAAAAGAACTCCTCGTCAAACTAAAATGCCTGAAGCTGAAAGAGCACAAGTGGCAGAACAAGTGTTTGTTGGTAATGAGGCTGAAGAGGATGTGGGTTTGGATCAAAGTGTTGGTTTGGATGCTCAAATGGGTGAGGGTTGGTCACAGCATGCTTATGGAGGTGAAGATTCAGATGACTTTGACAGAGGTTATACCATTGAGGGGGTAATCGAGCCACATATGATTAACGGATTCCTGCATGGTGAAGAAAATAGACAGTTCAGATCAAAGGTTTGGGATGAGTTCACAAAAATCCGTGTTGGCGGTGTAGTCACCAAAGGACGGTGCATGCACTGTAACGCAGAGATTAGTGCTAAGCGTGGAGCGGGAACCAGTGCTATGGCCACACACTTGAGGCGGTGCAAAGCTAGGATGAGTGTGAATCGAGTTGTGAATCAGCTAAAGTCTACTGTTATGTATCCAGAGGGAATAGCTCTGAAAGATTGGAGATTTAACCAAGATACCTCTAGGAAAGAGCTGCTTCGAATGATATCACTTCATGGATTTCCTCTGGCTGTTGTGGACTATGATGGTTTTAGAAGGTTTGTGTCAAGCTTAAATCCTGTGTTCAAAATGGTCTCTAGGAGGACAATCACAGATGACTGCTCAAAGAAGTATCAGGAAGAAAAACAAGTTCGGCTAGATGTTTTGAAGAATGTCAAGGGCAGAGTTTCACTAACAATGGACATGTGGACCTCTAACCAGACCTTGGGATATATGTGCATCACATGCCACTTCACTGATGATGATTGGAAGATACACAAGCGAACTTTGAAGTTCCCATTCATGAAGACTCCACACACGGGTGTTGCCATATTCAATGTTGTTTTGAGGTTTCTTCAGGAATGGAACATCGAAGATAAGCTATTTGCAGTCACATTGGATAACGCTAGCAACAATAATACTATGATGAAGCTATTGAAGTCCAATTTGTTGGAGAAAAAAATGTTGTTGGGAAAAGGGAAGTTGCTGCATCAGAGATGTGCAGCACACGTGCTGAATCTGAATGCAAAGCAGAACTTTAAATCATCAATCCAATTGTGCACAAGATAAGGGAAAGTGTAAAGTATGTTCAGGGGTCCACTTCACGGAAGCAGAAATTTGAAGAAATCATTCAGCAGCTGTCTCTCTCTTGTGAGAAGCGCCCAAAGGTTGATACATGTACACGTTGGAATTCAACATATCTTATGTTGAAGATTTCTTTTAAGTTGAGGAGAGCTTTTGACTCATTGGGACAACAAGATCAAGAATATACCTTTGCACCTACATCTGAAGAGTGGGAAAAGTCCAGAAAAGTACGGAAGTTGTTGAAGATCTTCTTTGCTGCCACCACAGTTGTCTCAGGAACACTATCCAACAGCAAATTTACACTTTCATGAGATTTGGGAAATCAGATTGGTTTTGGAGAACCAAGTTCCTGAAGCAGATGCAGAACTTGCTGAGACAATTCAATATATGCAAAGAAATTTCAGAAGGTACTGGAAATTGACGTGGCTGCAAATTGCATTTCGTGTCATCTTTGATCCACGTTTCAAGCCTAAATTCATTGATTTTCGTTTGAAACAAGCCTTTGGGAGTGATGCTGAGGCAAAGATTGAAATTGTGAAGAAGACCTTGCTAGATCTGTTCAAGGATTACTCAGATAGTCAAGAAACAACACAAGCTCCTAGTGTTACAGTACAGACAAATGCAAGTGGAAGATATGCTGATTGGGATAACCATGTCAATCTCAATACCCAACCTACCAATGAGGTACCTTCTGAGCTAGAATCTTACTTATCAAACCCAGCCATACCACGAAGTGATGGATTCTTCGATATCCTGGGTTGGTGGAGGAGCAATGCGCTGGAGTATCCAACTCTGTCCCGAATGGCTAGAGATGCTTTGGTGGCCCCTGCTTCATCAGTTGCATCCGAGTCAGCATTCAGCCATGCGAAGAGACTTATCTCAGATTTTCGAAGCCGCTTATCTCCAAAGACCGTGGAGGAATTGATGTGCTTACAGGACTGGTTCCGTGCTTCTGGTTCAACCAAATTTAGCATGGAGTCGATTGATCGTTGTCTTCTGGATGAAAGCAATGAATTgtgaaggaggagaaggaggtgagAAATATGTGTCTCTGAACATTGAAGTATGTGATTAAATGGGATGCCTCATCTACTAAAATATGAACCTTTGTTAAAGCAAAAGATAAACCTACCTTCAACGCAAATAGTTTGCACAAACTGAGCCTAGTGGATATGGTCGGATACCAGGATTCAGGATTAATTAGAATGCTCACTGGAGCcttatttaaaaatataagtGCATTGTGGCCATTTCAGCTGCAATTCAATGGAACTGCTTGTTCAATTATAGTACCTTTTGTTTGGGATATAATATTAATACTTATGAGAATTGCCATGACACTTATGAGAATTGCAATTCAATGGAACAACTTGTTCAGCTGCAGTCTCTTGTCTTTGAATTGTTTGCAGTTCATTTGCAGGTTAGCACCAGGAGTGCAAAGGGACACACATGCCCATATCAAGGCTTTGAGAAGTTGTAAATTAAACCATGTCAAGTCTGTTACAAGGCTGCAGTAGTGTGCAGCACTTGACTGATCTACTTTGAGAAGTTGTGAACTTTTGTTCAGAGGAGCTTGTCTTTCCACTGCAGTTCAAGTCCAAAGCATAGaaacttttgtttttatttattgAACTAGTTACAGTTCAAGTCCACTGCAGTTGTGATCTTGCATTGAACTTTTTTTCCACCATCTTAGCTTGTTATATTTATGCAGTAGTGGGTGGCACTGTACGTACATGTGCTTGTAATTTGAATGTACATGTTAGCTCCGGCAGGCAGACAAGTCACGTAGACTCTCCGGCAAGCAGGTCAGGTCACGTAGAATCGAACCTTGATATCCACTGGTGCACCGCATGTCAGAAGATTAATTAAATGGATCGACCGGTGCTCCTCTAGCTAGCAAATGGATCGGTGGTGGTTCAACCTAAGGTTGACCCACCCCCATTTTGAGACTGGCCATTGGTTTGTTTTTGAAAGATATTCCGAGTATATAACTGAATAGGGATAGCTCTATGTTTTTCCCCCTTTCTAAGATCATTCTACTAGATTGATTGTTCCGAACTCCAAGGTGCTGGAGCTTTTAACTAATGATGAACAATTCCTGGCCACTCAAACTTCAGGTGCTGGAGTACCATGTCAGAATTAGTAAGTAAGTAACTATGAACCGCTAATCAAATCAAAGATGCCACTGTTTCCGCTTCTAAATAAATGAGGAAAATGTTAGATGTTTTAGGATCTTAAGCTCAAAATGGAACCACATAGATAACATACCTTGGTCATTAGGGCCTCCCATCTTCTTCTTTCTTAGATCTTGTCTTTGGTTTTTGCCTCTGTGTGAACgtatgtgtgtgtttgtgtatgTCGGTGGTAATCCCCGGTGTTGGCAACGGGAAGGTGATCAGTGCCTTTGCACGGGGTTCTTACCCCGTTATTTATACCCGTTGCACACCGGGGGGGCCGCCATCGTTTTGGGTCGGTTGCCGTCCCTGATCAGGACGAAACGGGATGAAAACATCCCGTTCTCTTATCTTTTCCATTAATTGTTATCTTATCGTTTTACTGTAGATCATTTAATGAGCTTACTGTTTAAGCTCACAGATCATCATCCCAACATTCTCCACCTTGATCGTAAGGGCTTAAACTTACAAGTTTATTTCTTAACAAAATAGTACATCAAGACAAAAGGATTACAATGGTTAATAACAAACACCACTGAACCCAGTGACTATAATATACcactttatttcgaaacaaacttttttttaacTTAGGAGCTCCATAAACTTATTACATCAGACTTATACAAACTTACAGACTCACTCTTTGATAGACAGTACACCAAGACACTAAGTTACAATAGTCAATTAAGTACTACTGAACTAAGTGACTATGGTTCCTGAACAATCTCCGAGGAAGTCCACATTAGGATTATGGGGAGACGATGTCATATTGGTCCCAACTAATCCAGGATCAAGGGCTTATCTACCAGACCCATACCGGTAACATGATCTTTGAATACACTGGGTGGTAGGCCCTTTGTGAGTGGATCCGCCAACATATACTTAGTGTTTATATACTTAATACTTATTGTCTGATCCTGGATCCTTTCTTTCACAACATGGTACTTAATGTCAATGTGCTTGGCACCACTCATTGACTTGTTGTTACTCGAATAGattactgctggttgattatcGCAGTATAATGTGAGTGGCTTTGAAATGCTGTCGACCATTCTAAGTCCCGGGATAAAATTCT
This window contains:
- the LOC120685041 gene encoding zinc finger BED domain-containing protein RICESLEEPER 2-like isoform X1, which translates into the protein MVPAEAEAGIQQEAPAEAGTEQEEAPVEAGTQQEVPAGTGTEQEASAKTVPLATAAPATVKKKWNLPGMPDLDAEVIALSPGTLPATNHAALARRRHPAPALLLPSGFKRKRTPRQTKMPEAERAQVAEQVFVGNEAEEDVGLDQSVGLDAQMGEGWSQHAYGGEDSDDFDRGYTIEGVIEPHMINGFLHGEENRQFRSKVWDEFTKIRVGGVVTKGRCMHCNAEISAKRGAGTSAMATHLRRCKARMSVNRVVNQLKSTVMYPEGIALKDWRFNQDTSRKELLRMISLHGFPLAVVDYDGFRRFVSSLNPVFKMVSRRTITDDCSKKYQEEKQVRLDVLKNVKGRVSLTMDMWTSNQTLGYMCITCHFTDDDWKIHKRTLKFPFMKTPHTGVAIFNVVLRFLQEWNIEDKLFAVTLDNASNNNTMMKLLKSNLLEKKMLLGKGKLLHQRCAAHVLNLNAKQNFKSSIQLCTR